In Natrinema sp. SYSU A 869, the following proteins share a genomic window:
- a CDS encoding ATP-binding protein, with protein sequence MYASSFILTLGRIDATLDRALDLETFARIGRAVRIADDAIAAIEDVGELASVALSQVTLSGLERTPGDDAITEIVWARFDGGFDADLATDTVDRARDAGRIDEIADDVLVPVGESMPDVRNWWVLAGVLTDRLEALVDGFSRVHERAAIDAPDRIETVFWTVAERLAALADAIADALVIGQFTRRSVRQGSFQLLEGAGRLATAVAGGEMLNLKPVALSGQPTSHVKIGASKVGGSTDLVEVKHANRRAYFYVKPVDDRLVDDIGTDIRLHENVEELFGGFDRGRDCLADPDVNPAAIPDCESVSIHTAMDDESLDTFLRETNYLLHPIEEVVMRGDDTELFEPVDLEPSGYSTVRVTADTDIEFVDTGEYRELKATADARPGEPIGVEPERGDQQPADDEAIEVSIEPKQPTVSFEEDVAGLPEVKRTAENLLALFDPDVRDEVIDRYGDEFASRGNSMLLYGPPGCGKTLISEAIAYEAKFNSSIEDSYGEVKFLEIKGSDVLSKYSGESEKRVEAIFEKAHGIAQDGFAVLFFDEVDTLIPDRGDDSLQRHERSLTNAFLQEMNEIEDNLLVIGATNMPFTIDPAATRRFPIQQFIPQPDEEVMAEVWQKHLSAMTGTAAIEYERIGAESRGYTPAEIADRVLGSELQRELVESVHLPDREPIEPDTDYFLERLDETEPKTIRQYVASVRTQIDDLEGYPELKRYVEEQTERLGMRLGTESPSLEGLLGDETGLDSAETNETETDSAETDPNADSSGGADDE encoded by the coding sequence ATGTACGCCTCGTCGTTCATCCTGACGCTCGGTCGGATCGACGCGACGCTCGATCGAGCGCTCGACCTTGAGACGTTCGCCCGGATCGGGCGCGCGGTCCGGATCGCCGACGACGCGATCGCCGCCATCGAGGACGTCGGCGAGTTAGCGTCGGTCGCGCTGTCACAGGTCACCCTCTCGGGACTCGAGCGGACTCCCGGCGACGACGCGATCACGGAGATCGTCTGGGCCAGGTTCGACGGCGGGTTCGACGCGGACCTCGCGACGGACACGGTCGACCGCGCTCGCGACGCGGGACGGATCGACGAGATCGCCGACGATGTGCTCGTACCGGTCGGCGAGTCGATGCCCGACGTGCGAAACTGGTGGGTGCTCGCCGGCGTCCTGACCGATCGTCTGGAGGCGCTCGTCGACGGGTTTAGTCGCGTTCATGAGCGGGCGGCCATCGACGCACCAGACCGGATCGAGACGGTCTTCTGGACGGTCGCGGAACGGCTAGCGGCACTCGCCGACGCGATCGCCGACGCGCTCGTTATCGGCCAGTTTACTCGTCGGTCGGTCCGCCAGGGTTCGTTCCAGTTACTCGAGGGAGCCGGACGGCTCGCGACTGCGGTCGCAGGGGGAGAAATGCTTAACCTCAAGCCGGTCGCGCTGTCGGGACAGCCGACATCCCACGTCAAGATCGGGGCCTCGAAGGTCGGAGGATCGACGGATCTCGTCGAAGTCAAACACGCGAATCGGCGCGCCTACTTCTACGTCAAGCCGGTCGACGATCGACTCGTGGACGATATCGGCACCGACATCCGGTTGCACGAGAACGTCGAGGAACTGTTCGGCGGCTTCGATCGCGGTCGCGACTGTCTCGCCGATCCCGACGTCAATCCGGCCGCGATCCCCGACTGCGAGTCGGTCTCGATCCACACCGCGATGGACGACGAAAGTCTCGACACATTCCTGCGCGAGACGAACTATCTGCTGCATCCGATCGAAGAGGTCGTCATGCGAGGTGACGACACTGAACTGTTCGAACCGGTCGATCTGGAACCCTCGGGATACAGTACGGTTCGGGTGACGGCCGATACCGATATCGAGTTCGTCGACACCGGCGAGTACCGAGAGTTAAAAGCGACGGCGGACGCTCGGCCCGGGGAACCGATCGGTGTGGAGCCGGAGCGGGGCGACCAGCAGCCCGCGGACGACGAAGCCATCGAGGTGTCGATCGAGCCCAAACAGCCAACGGTGAGTTTCGAGGAGGACGTCGCCGGACTCCCGGAGGTCAAGCGGACCGCGGAGAACCTGCTCGCGCTGTTTGATCCCGACGTTCGCGACGAAGTTATCGACCGCTACGGCGACGAGTTCGCCTCCCGGGGCAACAGCATGCTGCTGTACGGCCCGCCCGGCTGCGGGAAGACCCTCATCTCGGAAGCGATCGCCTACGAGGCGAAGTTCAACTCGAGTATCGAGGACAGCTACGGCGAGGTCAAGTTCCTCGAGATCAAGGGGAGCGACGTGCTGTCGAAGTACTCCGGCGAGTCGGAGAAGCGCGTCGAAGCGATCTTCGAGAAGGCCCACGGGATCGCTCAGGACGGCTTCGCCGTGCTGTTCTTCGACGAGGTTGACACCCTGATCCCGGATCGGGGCGACGACTCCCTGCAGCGCCACGAGCGATCGCTGACAAACGCCTTCCTGCAGGAGATGAACGAGATTGAGGACAATCTGCTCGTGATCGGGGCGACGAACATGCCGTTTACGATCGATCCGGCGGCGACCCGTCGGTTCCCGATCCAGCAGTTCATCCCCCAACCCGACGAGGAAGTCATGGCCGAAGTCTGGCAGAAACACCTCTCGGCGATGACCGGAACCGCGGCGATCGAGTACGAGCGTATCGGCGCGGAATCGCGGGGGTACACACCGGCCGAAATTGCCGATCGCGTCCTCGGCAGCGAACTCCAGCGGGAACTCGTCGAGAGCGTCCACCTCCCCGACCGGGAGCCGATCGAACCGGACACCGACTACTTCCTCGAGCGACTCGATGAGACCGAACCGAAGACGATCCGGCAGTACGTCGCGAGCGTGCGGACCCAGATCGACGACCTCGAGGGGTATCCCGAACTCAAGCGCTACGTCGAGGAGCAGACCGAGCGGCTCGGGATGCGACTCGG
- a CDS encoding recombinase family protein, translating into MSRAAAFLRKSQGSDDDVSLELQRDRVPALAEQLADEVDVIDLGVHTGFSVHMKTANEKRIDANPEVKALLEALRDGEYDYLVAWDDTRLARDQFYWELKRAAVLGDCLFEFVEDPPQDELTFRVQRAVESDVKRREIEKSQAAMDAREQRGDDHGRPPFGLCYDENGRQWVPDRESGEFAIALEVIRLREAGRSWRDIADETGVNRSTARGIYDRRDRYLEEAESGVVA; encoded by the coding sequence ATGAGTAGAGCCGCCGCGTTCCTCCGCAAGTCGCAAGGGAGCGACGACGATGTCTCCCTTGAGTTGCAGCGCGACCGTGTCCCGGCGCTCGCAGAGCAGCTGGCCGACGAGGTCGACGTGATCGACCTCGGCGTCCACACCGGGTTCAGCGTCCATATGAAGACCGCCAACGAGAAACGGATCGACGCGAACCCGGAGGTCAAGGCGTTACTCGAGGCACTCCGCGACGGCGAATATGACTACCTCGTTGCGTGGGATGACACACGGCTGGCTCGTGACCAATTCTACTGGGAACTGAAACGGGCAGCTGTCCTCGGCGACTGTCTGTTCGAGTTTGTCGAGGACCCACCGCAGGACGAACTTACGTTCCGAGTCCAGAGAGCTGTCGAGAGCGACGTCAAACGCCGGGAGATAGAGAAATCCCAGGCCGCGATGGATGCCCGCGAACAGCGCGGGGACGACCACGGACGGCCGCCCTTCGGCCTCTGCTACGATGAGAACGGCAGACAGTGGGTCCCCGATCGCGAGAGCGGGGAGTTCGCGATTGCCCTCGAAGTGATCCGACTCCGAGAAGCTGGCCGTTCATGGAGGGACATTGCCGACGAAACGGGTGTGAACCGATCAACCGCCCGCGGAATCTACGATCGGCGAGACCGCTATCTCGAGGAAGCCGAATCCGGAGTAGTAGCATAA
- a CDS encoding PQQ-binding-like beta-propeller repeat protein, giving the protein MWKRRSVLATGAALSMGAGLASVGAGAAEADVDELPDPNRDPGPNEDWPSHRGDPGHARYIADGHEFDGGALEAAWSVEGAGTGAVAVADETVYTPTDNGVVALDATDGTVRWENTDIDAGTPSVAGETVYLSGSEVVALDRANGSVRWESEFDPEEEIVWQTVAYGGVYAVADGTLYALEADDGSVRWKKESVGSDNDDEYEFFTAPAAANGVIYSVTGAGLIALDPETGAEVWQKGTIDSQPDTVYATSEAVAYAADGSAEWPLRDAQTGEFVAVGYGFREIAFGEEIYVGGGSDHGYGGSSIHGDEYSWSLDVLYTYGQAVISGETVFAYLTRNGGPPNPEWRDYDEHLVALNKYDGSVKWALSKDNAPVGSVRAISGETIYVDHDGDLVALREETDTDDQPDESDENADTDGESDEGDGSDEGDGSDEGDDQRDGEDDSDTGEDDSDNDPTDNDGGSDSDDGGSGSDDGGSDSDDGGSGSDDGGSGSDDGGSGSDDGGSGSDNGESVDDDDGDVVNGTAGNGDAGNETDAENDTDADNVPGFTTGTGLLGGALGLEWLRRKAGVDESTSADEPSE; this is encoded by the coding sequence ATGTGGAAACGACGATCCGTGCTGGCGACTGGGGCAGCGCTGTCGATGGGGGCCGGACTCGCTTCGGTGGGGGCCGGAGCCGCCGAGGCTGACGTCGACGAGCTTCCGGATCCGAATCGCGATCCGGGACCGAACGAGGACTGGCCGTCGCACCGAGGCGACCCCGGTCACGCCAGATACATCGCGGACGGTCACGAGTTCGACGGGGGAGCACTCGAGGCCGCGTGGTCCGTCGAGGGTGCGGGTACAGGTGCCGTCGCCGTCGCCGATGAGACGGTCTACACGCCGACCGACAACGGCGTCGTTGCCCTCGATGCGACGGACGGCACCGTCCGCTGGGAGAATACGGATATCGACGCGGGAACGCCGTCGGTCGCCGGCGAGACCGTCTATCTCAGTGGAAGCGAGGTCGTCGCGCTCGACCGGGCCAACGGGAGCGTTCGCTGGGAGAGCGAGTTCGATCCCGAGGAGGAGATTGTCTGGCAGACGGTCGCCTACGGCGGCGTGTACGCCGTCGCCGACGGGACGCTATACGCACTCGAGGCCGACGACGGATCGGTTCGGTGGAAGAAAGAATCGGTCGGCAGCGACAACGATGACGAGTACGAGTTCTTTACGGCGCCCGCCGCGGCAAACGGCGTGATCTACAGCGTCACGGGCGCCGGTCTGATCGCTCTCGATCCCGAGACCGGTGCCGAAGTCTGGCAAAAGGGAACTATCGACTCCCAACCCGATACCGTCTACGCGACGTCGGAAGCGGTCGCTTACGCCGCCGATGGCTCCGCGGAGTGGCCGTTGCGTGATGCCCAGACAGGCGAATTTGTAGCCGTAGGTTACGGGTTCCGCGAAATAGCGTTCGGCGAGGAAATCTACGTCGGCGGCGGCAGCGACCACGGGTACGGCGGCAGTTCGATCCACGGTGATGAATACAGTTGGAGCCTCGACGTTCTGTACACCTACGGGCAAGCCGTCATCAGCGGAGAAACCGTGTTCGCGTATCTCACTCGGAACGGGGGCCCCCCAAATCCCGAGTGGCGGGACTACGATGAGCACCTCGTCGCCCTGAACAAGTACGACGGGTCCGTGAAGTGGGCGCTCTCGAAGGACAATGCGCCGGTCGGATCGGTCCGTGCGATCAGCGGCGAGACGATCTACGTCGATCACGACGGCGATCTCGTGGCGCTTCGCGAAGAAACCGACACGGACGACCAGCCCGACGAGAGCGACGAGAACGCCGATACGGACGGAGAAAGCGACGAGGGAGACGGATCCGACGAGGGAGACGGATCCGACGAGGGAGACGACCAGCGGGACGGCGAGGACGACAGTGACACGGGGGAAGACGACAGCGACAACGATCCGACTGACAACGACGGCGGATCCGATAGCGACGACGGCGGATCCGGTAGCGACGACGGTGGATCCGATAGCGACGACGGCGGATCCGGTAGCGACGACGGCGGATCCGGTAGCGACGACGGCGGATCCGGTAGCGACGACGGCGGATCCGGTAGCGACAACGGAGAGTCTGTCGATGACGATGACGGCGATGTCGTGAACGGAACCGCCGGAAATGGGGACGCTGGAAACGAGACGGACGCCGAGAACGACACTGACGCCGACAATGTGCCCGGCTTCACGACCGGTACCGGACTTCTCGGCGGGGCGCTCGGCCTCGAGTGGCTGCGCCGGAAGGCCGGCGTCGACGAATCGACCAGCGCGGACGAACCGTCCGAGTAA
- a CDS encoding DNA-binding protein, protein MSSNNSSSKVVTVDEQAFEQAGEQTVDEDSVPVVDETPVFEATVKQEIQAKVDANHPDGIANTSTERIHGVTLEQEERIRAREAELERISSQAELGTQEGREKRTREITARRSVERRMTFQKRAASVDPMADPDRVDPRAELTREQLAAVNKQSMRLADQLDGWSRAVIGQRLGEAVVGGKDLPSAVVNVFEELQTAPGQVIPIGKLEEVDRNEVSIDGHVETLWDPSHPSIAQVGLIADESGQTRVTIWEKSEALWIKEGEQVRIHKAARNWYEGRVSLAVTGWSTIHFPNRDRWWEA, encoded by the coding sequence ATGTCAAGTAACAACTCGAGTAGCAAGGTCGTTACGGTGGATGAGCAGGCATTCGAACAGGCAGGCGAGCAGACGGTCGATGAAGATAGCGTCCCAGTCGTCGACGAGACGCCGGTATTCGAGGCGACGGTCAAACAGGAGATACAGGCGAAGGTGGATGCGAACCACCCAGACGGGATCGCAAATACGAGCACCGAGCGGATTCACGGTGTCACCCTCGAGCAGGAAGAGCGCATCAGGGCACGAGAAGCAGAACTCGAGCGGATCAGTTCCCAGGCCGAGCTGGGAACGCAGGAGGGTCGTGAGAAGCGGACGCGAGAGATTACCGCGAGACGGAGCGTAGAGCGGCGTATGACGTTCCAGAAGCGGGCTGCGAGTGTGGATCCAATGGCGGACCCAGATCGGGTGGATCCCCGTGCAGAACTCACTCGAGAGCAGTTGGCGGCAGTGAACAAACAATCAATGCGGCTGGCTGACCAGTTGGATGGCTGGTCTCGAGCGGTGATCGGCCAGCGGCTGGGTGAAGCTGTCGTCGGTGGGAAAGACCTGCCGAGTGCGGTCGTCAACGTGTTCGAGGAGTTGCAGACCGCACCTGGGCAGGTAATTCCCATCGGGAAACTCGAGGAGGTCGATCGGAACGAAGTGAGCATCGACGGGCATGTCGAAACGCTGTGGGATCCCTCGCATCCGAGCATCGCTCAGGTCGGTCTCATCGCGGACGAGAGTGGCCAGACGCGTGTAACGATCTGGGAGAAGTCGGAGGCACTATGGATCAAAGAAGGTGAGCAAGTGCGCATTCACAAGGCGGCCCGGAACTGGTACGAGGGACGTGTCTCACTGGCCGTAACCGGCTGGAGCACGATTCATTTCCCCAATCGCGATCGCTGGTGGGAAGCGTAG
- a CDS encoding rubrerythrin-like domain-containing protein, producing the protein MPHDQDVEDDTTEMTSEYECLQCGKIVTAETNPGECEECGGDFQNRAKSVE; encoded by the coding sequence ATGCCGCATGATCAAGACGTGGAAGACGATACCACAGAAATGACATCAGAATACGAGTGCCTTCAATGTGGGAAGATAGTTACGGCCGAGACGAACCCCGGTGAGTGTGAAGAGTGTGGCGGCGACTTCCAGAACCGAGCGAAATCGGTTGAATAG
- a CDS encoding helix-turn-helix transcriptional regulator produces the protein MDDLTGFQRDLLYVIAGADHPSGQDVKEEIEQYYSNEINHGRLYPNLDTVVDKDLVEKGQLDRRTNYYAITEDGEQTLKERQEWESQYLG, from the coding sequence ATGGACGACCTCACAGGGTTTCAACGAGACCTCTTGTACGTAATCGCTGGTGCCGATCACCCATCTGGTCAAGATGTTAAAGAAGAAATCGAGCAGTACTACAGTAACGAGATTAATCATGGACGGCTGTACCCAAATCTCGATACTGTTGTCGACAAGGACCTCGTGGAAAAGGGACAACTCGACAGAAGAACCAACTATTACGCGATTACGGAGGATGGCGAGCAAACGCTCAAAGAACGACAGGAGTGGGAGTCACAGTACCTCGGCTAG
- a CDS encoding PadR family transcriptional regulator yields MYDLTGFQRDLLYTIAGQDEPHGLAIKEELEDYYEKEIHHGRLYPNLDEIVDKGLVEKGELDRRTNYYTITARGRRELEARREWKEQYVGELLSDSK; encoded by the coding sequence ATGTACGATCTGACTGGCTTCCAGCGTGACCTGCTGTATACGATCGCCGGACAGGACGAGCCACACGGACTCGCAATCAAAGAGGAACTCGAGGACTATTACGAGAAAGAGATCCATCACGGGCGGCTCTACCCGAACCTGGATGAAATCGTCGACAAGGGCCTCGTGGAGAAAGGCGAACTCGACCGCCGAACGAATTACTACACGATCACCGCTCGTGGCCGCCGCGAACTTGAAGCTCGTCGTGAGTGGAAGGAGCAGTACGTTGGCGAGTTGCTTTCGGACTCGAAGTAA
- a CDS encoding response regulator encodes MESGSSEAVILLVEDNPGDIRLIEEAFSDGNIANTLNTVTDGQAALDFINRRGEYEDASRPDIILLDLKLPKVDGEDVLHEIKHHPELDHVPVIILTGMDEDLTKSRDLDHDADEDAVLEKPVDPGEFVEVIRSFGKFRLAVMRED; translated from the coding sequence ATGGAAAGTGGATCATCAGAGGCAGTAATATTGCTGGTAGAAGATAACCCGGGCGATATTCGTCTCATCGAAGAAGCCTTCTCAGACGGCAATATTGCGAACACACTCAACACCGTTACTGATGGTCAAGCCGCCCTCGATTTCATCAACCGACGCGGAGAGTACGAGGACGCTTCCCGACCAGACATCATACTGCTCGACCTGAAACTGCCGAAAGTGGACGGTGAAGACGTTCTACACGAAATCAAACACCACCCTGAATTGGATCACGTCCCAGTGATCATCCTGACTGGGATGGATGAAGATCTGACTAAATCCCGCGACCTCGATCATGATGCAGACGAAGATGCAGTTCTCGAAAAACCGGTTGACCCCGGTGAATTTGTTGAGGTAATTCGATCGTTTGGGAAGTTCCGGTTAGCAGTTATGCGAGAGGACTAA
- a CDS encoding DUF6516 family protein: MEDGYIIDVIIRQTEDKKYPFGWDYSLHHVEVGGDTILRYDNAHERTKGHERHTRNGVEIIEFPGMLTLYDRFKHETEEMSPVSWNWSE, from the coding sequence ATCGAAGACGGATACATCATCGATGTGATTATTCGACAGACGGAGGATAAGAAGTACCCATTCGGATGGGACTACAGCCTACACCACGTGGAAGTCGGCGGCGACACAATCCTTCGATACGACAACGCCCATGAACGGACGAAAGGCCACGAGCGCCACACCCGAAACGGTGTTGAAATCATCGAATTCCCCGGGATGTTGACGCTCTACGATCGCTTCAAACACGAAACCGAGGAGATGTCGCCTGTCTCATGGAACTGGTCGGAGTAG
- a CDS encoding multicopper oxidase, with protein sequence MNERSEVLGTGVSRRKLLLATSATSISAIAGCSAPSSKKEPIPTTVSEHSSPDLEKWVDEVPCPGVIEPTGTKNGQPYYEIGMREVEQKLHNDLPLTTVWGYDGQYPGPTIEAQQGEPIYVRWQNELPDDHLLPEDTTIHSDLIPYDTPGVRVVTHLHGGNVESESDGHAQAWFTRDFQETGPKFEKNDYYYVNDQPPTTLWYHDHSLGITRLNVYAGLAGFYLLRNEHEQELGLPEGEYEIPLVLQDRSFNDDGSLFYPTAVSDDQIRGDDPQPEPSIVPQFYGDTSIVNGKAWPRLSVNPRKYRLRLLNGANSRYYNLTLLEYDETSGETGADGPSFIQIGNDGGLLSEPVEITDRLELGSSQRADVVVDFSDYAGQTLLLHNNAPSLYRGTLERSEETKPLPEVMLIDVDDAGNGQDPSQVPNELTTVPKLPADTADRHRKLWLSTQTDDYGRMLHLLGTQDQIRGYKLTDSVTENPMLGDTEIWSIANNTGMSHPIHIHLIHFQVLGRQSLADYDATAETIDTDTFESPRPFELGWKDVVTVDPGEMVHVIAHFGEYKGLFNDQTGEYMWHCHMIEHEDHDMMRPLRVGTDSDD encoded by the coding sequence ATGAACGAGCGTAGCGAGGTGCTTGGAACAGGTGTCTCACGCCGTAAACTTCTCTTGGCAACCAGTGCGACAAGTATCTCGGCTATCGCAGGCTGTTCAGCACCGAGCTCAAAGAAGGAACCAATACCAACTACTGTATCAGAGCATTCGTCGCCAGACCTTGAAAAATGGGTCGACGAAGTTCCATGCCCAGGAGTTATAGAGCCAACTGGGACGAAAAACGGACAACCTTATTACGAAATTGGGATGCGTGAGGTTGAACAGAAACTCCACAACGACCTTCCCTTGACGACAGTCTGGGGATACGACGGCCAGTATCCGGGGCCGACTATCGAAGCCCAACAGGGCGAACCAATCTATGTGCGGTGGCAAAACGAATTACCAGACGATCACCTCTTACCCGAAGATACGACGATCCATAGCGATCTTATACCGTACGATACGCCAGGCGTACGCGTCGTAACGCACCTTCATGGTGGGAACGTCGAATCCGAGAGCGATGGTCATGCTCAGGCGTGGTTCACTCGGGACTTTCAGGAGACGGGACCGAAATTCGAGAAAAATGACTATTACTATGTGAACGATCAGCCTCCAACGACTCTGTGGTACCACGACCACTCTCTCGGCATCACACGATTAAACGTGTATGCCGGTCTGGCGGGCTTCTATCTCCTTCGAAACGAACACGAACAGGAACTCGGGCTACCAGAGGGCGAGTACGAGATCCCACTCGTTCTTCAGGATCGAAGCTTCAATGATGACGGATCGTTGTTCTATCCGACAGCCGTCTCGGATGATCAGATACGTGGAGATGATCCACAACCGGAGCCAAGCATCGTTCCACAGTTCTACGGAGATACGTCAATCGTTAACGGGAAAGCCTGGCCTCGACTGTCTGTCAACCCCAGAAAATATCGGTTGCGGCTTCTCAACGGGGCAAATAGTCGATACTACAATCTTACACTCCTCGAGTACGACGAAACCTCCGGCGAGACCGGTGCCGATGGACCCTCATTCATCCAGATCGGGAACGATGGTGGTCTCCTCTCAGAACCGGTCGAGATCACTGACCGCCTCGAACTTGGATCGAGCCAACGTGCCGACGTCGTCGTTGACTTTTCCGACTACGCTGGCCAAACGCTGCTCCTCCACAACAATGCACCATCCCTGTACCGAGGCACGCTAGAGAGAAGCGAGGAGACGAAGCCACTTCCGGAGGTTATGCTCATCGACGTTGACGACGCAGGAAACGGTCAAGATCCAAGCCAGGTCCCGAACGAACTAACGACAGTTCCGAAACTCCCTGCTGACACGGCTGACAGACACAGAAAACTCTGGCTCTCTACGCAAACCGATGACTATGGACGGATGCTCCACCTACTCGGGACACAGGATCAGATACGAGGGTACAAACTGACTGATTCTGTCACCGAGAATCCAATGCTTGGTGATACCGAGATCTGGAGTATCGCTAATAACACCGGTATGTCGCATCCAATACATATCCACCTTATCCACTTTCAGGTATTGGGCCGACAGTCGCTGGCCGACTACGACGCAACCGCGGAGACCATCGATACGGACACATTCGAGTCACCAAGACCCTTCGAATTGGGCTGGAAAGACGTAGTGACTGTTGATCCTGGTGAGATGGTTCACGTGATTGCACATTTTGGGGAGTACAAAGGGTTGTTCAACGACCAGACTGGCGAATACATGTGGCACTGTCACATGATTGAACACGAGGATCACGACATGATGCGTCCCCTCAGAGTAGGGACGGATTCTGATGACTAA
- a CDS encoding SWIM zinc finger family protein gives MSTDRPIHHEQQQEHHHDRGDTTDREQRYSGDVARLNGHELIAIDEWLPGREPTPYDIDLTDGYEYRTRYWRCRNCGQERNRRDEFRDQCETPAPSTPLEAGSYSIDDPRTRRALSEDMDVRFATAGALYEVVSESGNTYEVDIEKGTCTCPDFEQRQLDDGCKHLRRLDLEIRTGLVPAPDGTFSR, from the coding sequence ATGAGTACAGATCGACCAATCCATCACGAGCAGCAGCAGGAGCACCATCACGATCGCGGCGACACCACTGACCGAGAGCAGAGGTATTCCGGAGACGTTGCTCGACTAAACGGGCATGAACTCATCGCGATCGACGAGTGGCTCCCAGGCAGGGAACCAACACCATACGATATCGATCTCACCGATGGCTACGAGTACCGCACACGCTACTGGCGCTGTCGGAACTGTGGCCAAGAACGCAATCGTCGCGACGAGTTCAGAGACCAGTGTGAAACACCGGCACCATCGACCCCACTCGAGGCAGGTAGTTACTCGATCGACGACCCACGAACTCGCCGTGCATTGAGTGAGGACATGGACGTCCGCTTTGCCACAGCGGGCGCTCTCTACGAGGTTGTGAGTGAGAGTGGAAATACCTACGAAGTCGACATCGAGAAAGGGACATGTACCTGTCCGGACTTCGAGCAACGTCAGCTAGACGATGGCTGCAAGCATCTTCGGCGTCTCGATCTCGAGATCCGTACGGGACTGGTTCCTGCCCCAGATGGGACATTCAGCCGCTGA
- a CDS encoding ArsR family transcriptional regulator, producing MDLQEEGLIRLLTDTTNRAILTALNNTPHGLSVTELSERFVSEDEGEVDQTVISLHHNYLPRLDEVGLIEYDRDENVVTEGGYSEADAEWMNVDVLDELLSQFRTGRKADENTVGRLEGREAVYDYCRELADRATDELFLIYASDELLDEECLPHAENAIDRGVALHAGTKSREAREFFRDRLPDATIWDPQMDWMYEQSSHPKVSRLIVADRETVVVGLWDEDADGTKTEIAMIGDGKTNPLVVLVRELLGPRLDHLDYQSDDFLGTLPFET from the coding sequence ATGGATTTGCAGGAGGAAGGACTCATTCGGCTACTTACGGATACCACTAATCGAGCGATTTTAACCGCTCTTAATAACACTCCTCACGGGCTCTCCGTGACCGAACTTTCCGAACGATTCGTTTCGGAGGATGAGGGGGAAGTCGACCAGACGGTCATCTCGCTACATCACAACTATCTTCCCCGACTCGACGAAGTAGGATTGATCGAGTATGATCGCGACGAAAACGTCGTCACCGAGGGGGGCTACTCGGAGGCCGACGCCGAATGGATGAACGTCGACGTACTCGACGAACTGCTCTCACAGTTTAGAACGGGACGGAAAGCAGACGAGAACACTGTGGGACGACTTGAGGGTCGTGAAGCCGTGTACGACTACTGTCGGGAATTGGCCGATAGAGCTACGGATGAACTGTTTCTGATCTATGCCTCCGACGAGTTACTCGACGAGGAGTGTCTCCCACATGCGGAGAATGCCATCGATCGAGGAGTCGCGTTACACGCCGGAACGAAAAGCCGAGAGGCCCGAGAGTTCTTTCGGGATCGGCTTCCCGACGCGACGATCTGGGACCCACAGATGGACTGGATGTATGAACAGTCGAGTCACCCCAAAGTGAGTCGACTCATCGTCGCCGATCGAGAGACAGTCGTCGTCGGTCTCTGGGACGAAGACGCGGATGGGACGAAAACGGAGATCGCGATGATCGGTGACGGAAAGACCAATCCCTTGGTGGTCCTCGTCCGTGAACTGCTCGGCCCTCGACTGGATCACCTCGATTACCAGAGTGACGATTTTCTGGGAACCCTTCCGTTTGAAACGTGA